Proteins encoded within one genomic window of Phototrophicus methaneseepsis:
- a CDS encoding metallophosphoesterase family protein — MAKRKTTPKTAETKPTPEAAANAIRVLHFADVHIGMENYGRTDGETGLSSRVVDFLRRMEEMIDYARENDVDLIIFAGDAFKTRAPSPTYQREFAWRIRDLAELAPVVMLVGNHDLPPNAVKASSIEIYDTLDVPNVRVAQEYTVFKMETKRGPVIIGTAPYPMRARMLQHIRSSQKTIREVDDLLEEQLNHILEDLAVQADELDPDNEIPRLLTGHFTVRGAILGSERSVMLGRDVQVSIGLLADPRWDYVAMGHIHKWQDLTLDREDAPPVVYSGSLERIDFGEEGDDKGYMWVSLARNATVYERKAVTARPMMTLRIDCRTDKLPTQTVLREIKKFDLNEAIVRIHVQLTPQTDALLNDARIREALREAGTFHIAGIRRDVERAYRTRLDSNPEQLTHEQLLEQYLHMRDMDPAYRNEIIEAGNKIIHDEAD; from the coding sequence ATGGCTAAACGCAAAACGACCCCCAAAACCGCAGAGACAAAGCCGACGCCAGAGGCGGCTGCCAACGCGATACGCGTCCTGCATTTTGCGGATGTGCATATCGGTATGGAAAATTATGGGCGCACAGATGGCGAGACAGGCCTGAGCAGCCGCGTGGTCGATTTTTTGCGCCGTATGGAAGAAATGATTGATTACGCGCGCGAAAATGATGTCGATCTGATTATCTTCGCCGGGGATGCCTTCAAGACGCGCGCGCCCAGCCCCACCTACCAGCGCGAATTCGCCTGGCGCATCCGTGACCTGGCAGAACTCGCCCCGGTAGTGATGCTGGTTGGCAACCACGATCTACCACCTAATGCGGTAAAGGCCAGCAGCATCGAGATTTACGATACGCTGGATGTGCCCAATGTGCGCGTGGCACAGGAATATACCGTCTTTAAGATGGAGACCAAGCGCGGCCCCGTCATCATTGGCACAGCCCCTTACCCGATGCGCGCCCGCATGTTACAGCATATACGATCCAGCCAGAAGACGATCCGCGAAGTAGACGACCTGCTGGAAGAACAACTCAATCACATATTAGAAGACCTGGCCGTCCAGGCAGACGAGCTTGACCCTGATAATGAAATTCCGCGTTTGCTCACAGGGCACTTTACCGTGCGTGGGGCCATTTTAGGCAGCGAGCGCAGTGTGATGCTGGGCCGCGACGTACAAGTTTCGATTGGTCTACTGGCAGACCCGCGTTGGGATTACGTCGCTATGGGGCATATTCATAAATGGCAGGACCTCACGCTTGACCGAGAAGATGCCCCGCCTGTGGTCTATAGTGGCAGCCTGGAACGGATTGATTTTGGCGAGGAAGGCGACGACAAAGGGTATATGTGGGTCTCTCTGGCGCGCAATGCAACAGTTTATGAGCGCAAGGCGGTAACAGCACGCCCCATGATGACGCTGCGCATCGACTGTCGCACAGACAAGCTACCCACCCAGACCGTACTGCGCGAAATCAAGAAGTTTGATCTCAATGAAGCCATCGTACGCATCCATGTGCAGCTCACGCCGCAGACGGACGCCCTGCTCAATGACGCCCGCATCCGTGAAGCTCTACGAGAAGCGGGGACGTTCCATATTGCAGGCATCCGGCGGGACGTGGAACGAGCCTATCGCACGCGGTTGGATAGCAACCCGGAGCAACTCACCCATGAGCAGTTGCTAGAGCAGTACTTGCATATGCGCGATATGGACCCGGCCTACCGGAATGAGATTATCGAGGCAGGCAATAAGATTATCCACGACGAAGCAGATTGA
- a CDS encoding pectin acetylesterase-family hydrolase gives MKKLIFTLVLFCFVMPLWSGHALAQSNAAQGAPLTWDDLEPGTWTQIMPGGETICALGDPYAFFVRPAVEASDELMIYFQGGGACWFGAICDIHANPSYDPYVDEDDTPPDSGIFEFDNPQNPFASYNVVFMPYCTGDVFLGNQVATYSSDVTESFTIQHKGFVNASAVLDWTFANFQQPSTVFVTGSSAGAIPTPFYTQFIAEAYPDARIEQLGDAGGGYRNHVLAAMVFRAWGTMDILTDLFDGIRLGSMNFEMLYRRVGAAYPEISFSQYNAAYDDVQAAFLSLGGLVIPDMYDLMLKNYADIEAEIDNFATYTAPGELHTILLRPEFYTYTVEGVPFVDWVTQLAHGEVVGSITCTDCDMPQDATP, from the coding sequence ATGAAGAAACTCATTTTTACCCTGGTGCTGTTCTGTTTTGTGATGCCTTTATGGAGTGGTCACGCCCTGGCGCAGTCTAACGCAGCGCAGGGTGCTCCTCTTACTTGGGATGACCTGGAACCGGGCACCTGGACCCAGATTATGCCGGGTGGCGAGACGATTTGCGCCCTGGGGGATCCTTACGCTTTCTTCGTGCGCCCAGCCGTAGAAGCTAGCGACGAATTGATGATTTACTTCCAGGGCGGCGGTGCATGCTGGTTCGGAGCGATCTGTGATATTCACGCCAACCCTTCTTATGATCCTTACGTTGATGAGGATGATACGCCGCCGGATTCCGGCATCTTTGAATTTGATAATCCGCAGAACCCTTTTGCAAGCTATAACGTCGTCTTCATGCCTTATTGTACGGGGGATGTGTTCCTGGGAAATCAGGTGGCGACTTACAGCAGCGATGTCACGGAATCATTCACCATCCAGCACAAGGGCTTCGTTAATGCCAGCGCTGTGTTGGATTGGACATTTGCCAACTTCCAACAGCCGAGTACGGTCTTTGTCACAGGTAGCAGCGCCGGGGCGATCCCTACGCCGTTTTACACGCAGTTCATCGCAGAAGCTTACCCCGATGCGCGCATCGAGCAACTTGGTGACGCAGGTGGTGGTTATCGTAACCATGTATTGGCGGCGATGGTCTTTAGGGCCTGGGGCACGATGGATATTCTCACCGACTTGTTCGATGGCATCCGCCTGGGCTCAATGAACTTTGAGATGCTCTATCGCAGGGTAGGCGCAGCGTATCCAGAGATCAGTTTTAGCCAGTACAACGCCGCCTATGATGATGTGCAGGCGGCTTTCCTCTCCTTAGGTGGCCTTGTGATCCCGGATATGTACGATCTTATGCTGAAAAATTATGCCGATATTGAGGCGGAGATTGATAACTTCGCTACGTATACCGCGCCGGGAGAACTGCACACCATCTTATTGCGACCAGAGTTCTACACCTACACTGTGGAAGGCGTGCCTTTCGTCGATTGGGTGACGCAGCTTGCGCATGGTGAAGTGGTTGGATCCATCACCTGCACAGATTGCGATATGCCCCAAGATGCGACGCCTTAA
- a CDS encoding glycosyltransferase family 39 protein, protein MTKKVRILFWMTIILLLAAMVRIIGSTHFSLWTDEGWTTWFVQDWSPQYTALRLIRSRHPPLYFMTLAGWQNLAGNTHIALRFLEIGAGVITTAIVYRLTADHYGKRAGIYAAALFSVLDIATYYNQEVRHYGWLTMAALWTTFVFFRFIHNPNRRRWLLYVFSVTLLMLTHYLGGLIVLVQVFFAMVLWRVPHATKRKIVWAWFFAFLLYTPWLPTFFYSYGNVERGVGGFPGSYTNSLEDVMILLGMLFGGQLALLGSMYLIGLLNVRRWRLPDLYFLLTGIGFFAGMVVLNDWRGTLTPRMISFLVPSLMIFCGYGITQLPKRYQPVILGVSVLLSVVTAPVIQPRVNLPDPVAYLEEQYTPGDLIILEMGRTDFAATYEVQQALGSPEILASTWVTDPPAFINEITPALEAHQRVWVMHWVHAAIALPRLQENYLGYQLVAHETFENAPEVPIADKEVDIYLFERLDDTPVATFDETIVLQDAIYGESLQPGTPLYVDLWWQTNAALDRDYSVGLYLRDSNGAVVAQVDGPLAERPSSQWQPGELMNQRYALTLPEAPGTYSLGSSVYYYETPDSPLQAEDGPVVSLGEVIVTQP, encoded by the coding sequence GTGACGAAGAAAGTCCGTATTCTCTTCTGGATGACGATCATCTTGCTGTTAGCGGCGATGGTGCGCATCATTGGCTCCACACATTTTTCATTGTGGACCGATGAAGGCTGGACGACGTGGTTCGTCCAGGATTGGAGCCCGCAGTACACCGCGTTACGCCTCATTCGCAGCCGTCACCCACCCCTCTATTTTATGACGCTGGCTGGCTGGCAAAACCTGGCCGGGAATACACACATCGCGTTGCGCTTCCTGGAAATTGGCGCAGGCGTGATAACGACAGCCATCGTTTACAGGCTGACAGCAGATCATTATGGCAAGCGTGCCGGGATTTATGCGGCGGCGCTCTTTAGCGTGCTGGATATCGCCACATACTACAACCAGGAAGTGCGCCATTATGGCTGGCTGACGATGGCCGCGCTATGGACGACGTTCGTCTTCTTCCGGTTTATCCACAACCCCAACCGACGGCGATGGCTGTTATACGTGTTCAGCGTGACACTGCTCATGCTAACGCATTACCTGGGCGGCTTGATCGTTCTGGTGCAGGTCTTCTTCGCGATGGTCTTATGGCGCGTGCCCCATGCCACCAAGCGCAAAATCGTCTGGGCGTGGTTCTTCGCCTTCCTGCTCTATACGCCCTGGCTACCGACTTTCTTCTATTCCTATGGCAATGTGGAGCGCGGCGTCGGGGGCTTCCCTGGCAGCTACACAAACTCATTAGAAGACGTCATGATCTTGCTGGGGATGCTCTTTGGCGGGCAGTTGGCCCTATTGGGCAGCATGTACTTGATTGGCCTGCTCAATGTGCGGCGTTGGCGACTGCCGGACCTGTATTTCCTGCTGACAGGCATCGGTTTCTTTGCGGGTATGGTCGTGCTGAATGATTGGCGCGGCACCCTCACCCCGCGCATGATTTCTTTCCTGGTACCGTCGCTGATGATCTTCTGCGGTTATGGCATCACGCAGTTGCCAAAACGCTACCAACCCGTGATCCTGGGCGTTTCCGTGTTGCTCTCCGTGGTCACAGCGCCCGTCATTCAGCCACGTGTGAACCTCCCGGACCCGGTTGCCTATTTAGAGGAGCAATATACGCCGGGGGACCTCATCATATTGGAGATGGGCCGCACAGACTTCGCCGCGACGTATGAAGTCCAGCAAGCGCTGGGCTCGCCGGAAATCCTCGCTAGCACCTGGGTGACGGACCCGCCCGCCTTCATCAATGAGATCACGCCAGCGCTAGAAGCGCATCAGCGCGTGTGGGTGATGCATTGGGTCCATGCGGCGATTGCCCTACCGCGTTTACAAGAGAACTATCTGGGGTATCAACTCGTCGCACACGAGACCTTCGAGAATGCGCCGGAAGTGCCTATTGCAGATAAAGAAGTGGATATCTACCTCTTTGAGAGGCTGGACGATACCCCGGTTGCGACATTTGACGAAACCATTGTGCTGCAAGATGCAATCTATGGTGAAAGTTTGCAGCCAGGGACACCGCTGTATGTCGATCTCTGGTGGCAGACAAATGCCGCGCTGGACCGGGATTATTCTGTGGGGTTGTATCTGCGAGATTCAAATGGGGCTGTCGTCGCACAGGTCGATGGGCCGCTAGCTGAACGACCATCCAGCCAATGGCAACCGGGCGAGCTGATGAATCAGCGTTACGCGCTCACCCTGCCGGAAGCCCCCGGCACCTACAGCCTGGGCAGCAGCGTCTATTATTATGAAACGCCAGACAGCCCATTACAGGCCGAAGATGGCCCTGTGGTGAGCTTGGGCGAGGTGATTGTTACACAACCTTAG